The following proteins are encoded in a genomic region of Streptomyces collinus Tu 365:
- a CDS encoding ATP-binding protein produces MESVEPDSVENSGSTAAQALRPHAEHAFAAELAALAAQDDRPRPARWRLSPWAVATYLLGGTLPDGTVITPKYVGPRRIVEVAVTTLATDRALLLLGVPGTAKTWVSEHLAAAVSGDSTLLVQGTAGTPEEAIRYGWNYAQLLAHGPSRDALVPSPVMRAMSEGMTARVEELTRIPADVQDTLITILSEKTLPIPELGQEVQAVRGFNLIATANDRDRGVNDLSSALRRRFNTVVLPLPESPDAEVDIVTRRVEQLGRSLDLPAVPEGIDEIRRVVTVFRELRDGTTADGRTKVKSPSGTLSTAEAISVVTNGLALAAHFGDGVLRPADVAAGILGAVVRDPAADRVIWQEYLETVVRERDGWKDFYRACREVSR; encoded by the coding sequence ATGGAATCCGTGGAACCGGACTCCGTCGAAAACAGCGGGAGCACGGCCGCTCAGGCGCTGCGCCCGCACGCCGAGCACGCCTTCGCGGCCGAACTCGCCGCGCTGGCCGCCCAGGACGACCGCCCGCGCCCGGCCCGCTGGAGACTGTCGCCGTGGGCGGTGGCGACGTACCTGCTCGGCGGCACCCTGCCGGACGGCACCGTGATCACCCCGAAGTACGTGGGCCCGCGCCGCATCGTGGAGGTCGCCGTCACCACCCTCGCCACCGACCGCGCCCTGCTCCTGCTCGGTGTGCCCGGCACGGCCAAGACCTGGGTGTCCGAGCACCTGGCGGCCGCGGTCAGCGGCGACTCGACCCTGCTGGTCCAGGGCACCGCGGGCACCCCGGAGGAGGCGATCCGGTACGGCTGGAACTACGCGCAGCTGCTCGCGCACGGACCCAGCCGCGACGCCCTGGTGCCCAGCCCCGTCATGCGGGCCATGTCCGAGGGCATGACGGCCCGGGTGGAGGAGCTGACCCGCATCCCGGCCGACGTGCAGGACACGCTGATCACCATCCTGTCCGAGAAGACCCTGCCCATCCCGGAACTGGGCCAGGAGGTGCAGGCGGTCCGCGGGTTCAACCTCATCGCCACCGCCAACGACCGCGACCGCGGGGTCAACGACCTCTCCAGCGCGCTGCGCCGCCGCTTCAACACCGTGGTGCTGCCGCTGCCGGAGAGCCCCGACGCCGAGGTGGACATCGTCACCCGGCGCGTCGAGCAGCTCGGCCGGTCCCTGGACCTGCCGGCCGTGCCGGAGGGCATCGACGAGATCCGCCGGGTGGTGACCGTCTTCCGGGAGCTGCGCGACGGCACCACCGCCGACGGCCGGACGAAGGTGAAGTCACCGAGCGGCACGCTGTCCACCGCCGAGGCGATCTCCGTCGTCACCAACGGCCTCGCCCTGGCCGCCCACTTCGGCGACGGCGTCCTGCGCCCGGCGGACGTGGCCGCCGGCATCCTCGGCGCGGTGGTCCGGGACCCGGCGGCCGACCGCGTGATCTGGCAGGAGTACCTGGAGACCGTCGTGCGCGAGCGCGACGGCTGGAAGGACTTCTACCGGGCCTGCCGCGAGGTGAGCCGATGA
- a CDS encoding VWA domain-containing protein — protein MTTGATTPDAAAGVAAGAPDGDPAGERLRRWRLVLGGDQADGTGCALSGRDAAMDGTLAALYGKGDKPQPGRERAAGLGASAPSVARWLGDIRTYFPSSVVQVMQRDAIDRLGLASLLLEPEMLEAVEADVHLVGTLLSLNKAMPETTKETARAVVRKVVEDLEKRLAGRTRATLDGALDRSARVSRPRHHDIDWNRTVAANLKHYLPEYRTVVPERLIGYGRAARSVKKEVVLCIDQSGSMAASVVHASVFGAVLASMRSISTRLVVFDTAVVDLTDQLDDPVDVLFGTQLGGGTDINRALAYCQSQITRPAETVVVLISDLYEGGIRDEMLKRVAAMKASGVQFVALLALSDEGAPAYDRDHAAALAALGAPAFACTPDLFPEVMAAAIEKRPLPIPDTA, from the coding sequence ATGACGACCGGAGCGACGACGCCGGACGCGGCGGCGGGGGTGGCGGCCGGGGCGCCCGACGGCGACCCGGCGGGTGAGCGGCTGCGCCGTTGGCGGCTGGTGCTCGGCGGCGACCAGGCCGACGGCACCGGATGCGCGCTGTCGGGCCGCGACGCGGCGATGGACGGCACCCTCGCCGCGCTCTACGGCAAGGGCGACAAGCCGCAGCCGGGCCGGGAACGCGCGGCGGGCCTGGGCGCCTCGGCGCCGTCCGTGGCGCGCTGGCTCGGGGACATCCGCACCTACTTCCCCTCCTCCGTCGTCCAGGTCATGCAGCGCGACGCCATCGACCGGCTCGGCCTCGCCTCGCTGCTGCTGGAGCCGGAGATGCTGGAGGCGGTCGAGGCCGACGTGCACCTGGTGGGCACGCTGCTCTCGCTGAACAAGGCGATGCCGGAGACGACGAAGGAGACGGCGCGGGCGGTGGTGCGCAAGGTGGTCGAGGACCTGGAGAAGCGGCTGGCCGGCCGCACCCGCGCCACCCTCGACGGCGCCCTGGACCGCAGCGCGCGCGTCAGCAGGCCCCGCCACCACGACATCGACTGGAACCGCACCGTCGCGGCCAACCTCAAGCACTATCTGCCCGAGTACCGCACGGTCGTGCCGGAACGGCTCATCGGGTACGGGCGGGCCGCCCGGTCGGTGAAGAAGGAGGTCGTCCTCTGCATCGACCAGTCCGGGTCGATGGCGGCGTCCGTGGTCCACGCGTCGGTGTTCGGGGCGGTGCTCGCCTCCATGCGGTCGATCAGCACCCGGCTGGTCGTCTTCGACACGGCGGTGGTGGACCTCACCGACCAGCTCGACGACCCGGTCGACGTCCTCTTCGGCACCCAGCTCGGCGGCGGTACGGACATCAACCGCGCCCTCGCCTACTGCCAGTCGCAGATCACCCGGCCCGCCGAGACGGTGGTCGTGCTGATCAGCGACCTGTACGAGGGGGGCATCCGCGACGAGATGCTGAAGCGGGTCGCGGCGATGAAGGCGTCCGGAGTGCAGTTCGTCGCCCTGCTCGCGCTGTCGGACGAGGGCGCGCCCGCCTACGACCGCGACCACGCGGCGGCGCTTGCTGCGCTCGGCGCACCGGCGTTCGCCTGCACCCCCGATCTGTTCCCGGAGGTGATGGCGGCGGCGATCGAGAAGCGGCCCCTGCCGATACCGGACACCGCGTGA
- a CDS encoding SWIM zinc finger family protein encodes MTEQGVRWTAEQVLALAPDAASRKAGSKLGTAGPWSGAGSGEGTVWGLCKGSGSKPYQTVVDLAGTAGPAYKCSCPSRKFPCKHALGLLLLWAEPGGEVAPVAEPPEWAEQWLSGRRGRAEGERAESGGSSATGSADPEAARRRAERRAERVTAGATELEQRLSDLLRAGLASAEQAGYGLWDETAARMVDAQAPGLAARVRELGAIPGSGPGWPARLLEECALLHLLDRGWLRRDRLPDELAATVRSRLGLPAPADGPPVRDRWLVLAQYDTVDPKLTTRRIWLHGAESGHTRLLLSYGAAGRAPELSLPVGLAVEADLTGFPGAGQARAALGERYAPPAPTGLRPPGVTTAEAAARYGEALCADPWLDSVPVTLDRVVPAPGPEPGSWQLADAEEDSALPVVAAAPSRAGLWRLVALSGGAPVKVFGECGHRGFTPLTAWPQGPGEPVTLC; translated from the coding sequence ATGACTGAGCAGGGGGTGCGCTGGACCGCTGAGCAGGTGCTGGCACTGGCGCCTGACGCCGCGTCACGCAAAGCGGGGAGCAAGCTGGGCACGGCCGGGCCGTGGTCCGGGGCCGGCAGCGGAGAGGGGACGGTGTGGGGGCTGTGCAAGGGCAGTGGCAGCAAGCCGTACCAGACGGTGGTGGACCTCGCGGGCACCGCGGGGCCCGCCTACAAGTGCAGTTGCCCGAGCCGGAAGTTCCCGTGCAAGCACGCGCTGGGACTGCTGCTGCTGTGGGCGGAACCGGGGGGCGAGGTCGCCCCGGTGGCCGAGCCGCCGGAGTGGGCCGAGCAGTGGCTGTCGGGCAGACGCGGGCGCGCGGAGGGCGAACGGGCTGAGAGCGGCGGGAGTTCCGCCACCGGGTCCGCCGACCCGGAGGCGGCGCGGCGGCGGGCGGAGCGCCGGGCCGAGCGGGTGACGGCGGGCGCGACCGAGCTGGAGCAGCGCCTGTCCGACCTGTTGCGCGCCGGTCTGGCCTCGGCCGAGCAGGCGGGGTACGGCCTGTGGGACGAGACGGCGGCCCGCATGGTCGACGCGCAGGCGCCCGGACTGGCCGCCAGAGTGAGGGAGTTGGGGGCGATACCCGGTTCCGGACCCGGCTGGCCGGCCCGGCTGCTGGAGGAGTGCGCCCTGCTGCACCTGCTGGACCGGGGCTGGCTGCGGCGCGACCGGCTGCCGGACGAGCTCGCGGCCACCGTCCGCTCCCGGCTCGGTCTGCCCGCGCCGGCGGACGGCCCGCCGGTGCGCGACCGCTGGCTGGTCCTCGCGCAGTACGACACGGTGGACCCGAAACTGACGACACGCCGGATCTGGCTGCACGGCGCCGAGTCGGGCCACACCCGGCTGCTCCTGTCCTACGGCGCGGCGGGCCGGGCCCCCGAGCTGTCGCTGCCGGTCGGTCTGGCGGTGGAGGCCGACCTGACCGGGTTCCCTGGCGCCGGACAGGCCCGGGCGGCGCTGGGCGAGCGGTACGCCCCGCCCGCACCCACCGGCCTGCGCCCGCCCGGTGTGACCACGGCCGAGGCCGCGGCCCGCTACGGCGAGGCGCTGTGCGCGGACCCCTGGCTGGACTCGGTCCCGGTCACCCTGGACCGCGTCGTCCCGGCACCGGGCCCCGAACCGGGTTCCTGGCAACTGGCCGACGCGGAGGAGGACTCGGCGCTCCCGGTCGTCGCCGCCGCACCGTCCCGAGCGGGTCTGTGGCGGCTGGTCGCCCTTTCGGGCGGCGCCCCCGTCAAGGTCTTCGGCGAGTGCGGCCACCGCGGCTTCACCCCGCTGACGGCCTGGCCGCAGGGGCCGGGCGAGCCGGTGACGCTGTGCTGA
- a CDS encoding DUF5682 family protein has protein sequence MSDDSTWGRAYAHGPAEPASDDSTWGKAHAPGPAEPASDDDSTWGKVYARGPLLLGVRHHGPGSARAVRAALEAARPEVVLIEGPPEADPLIPLAADPEMRPPVALLAHAVDEPGRSAFWPLAEFSPEWVAIRWALEQGVPARFVDLPATHTLAWDTESDAPQGTDAGGDTPAGTGDQDEPGAEEGSGPGEEAGPGRDLRVDPLAVLAETAGHDDPERWWEDVVEHRGSGLGDPFAPFTALEEAMTALRERYGAAGRPRDLVREAHMRLKVRAARKEFGDAVAVVCGAWHVPALRERTTVTADRALLKGLPKVRTDLTWVPWTHRRLARASGYGAGIDSPGWYGHLFRARDRPVERWLTKVAGLLREEDRVVSSAHVIEAVRLAETLAAMRGRPLPGLSETTEAVRAVMCDGSDVPLALVHDRLVVGDVLGEVPQAAPAVPLQRDLAREQRRLRLRPEALERELELDLRGGTDAGRSRLLHRLRLLGVDWGEPARSRGSTGTFRETWRLRWEPELSVRVAEAGVWGTTVLAAATARAEAEATAARALADVTTLAEHCLLAGLPDALPVVMRVLADRAALDTDVGHLAQALPALVRSLRYGDVRGTDTGALAGVAAGLAERIFVGLPPACAALDTDAAEEMRSHVDAVHGAVGLLAETPTGTPGTGHADLRARWRSVLRTLALRDTVPGVVRGRAVRLLLDDGELGPGEAARLMGLVLSPGTPPADAAAWIEGFVGGGGGMLLVHDDRLLTLVDSWLTGVSAEAFTDVLPLLRRTFSAYEPAVRRTLGELVRRGPGGPAVPASRAVGTPGFAAEPDAERADAVLPVLRLLLGPDPEEAAEHGRTQRTAEAVGLVGVGG, from the coding sequence ATGAGCGACGACTCCACCTGGGGAAGGGCGTACGCCCACGGGCCGGCCGAGCCGGCGAGCGACGACTCCACCTGGGGGAAGGCGCACGCACCAGGGCCGGCCGAGCCGGCGAGCGACGACGACTCCACCTGGGGCAAGGTGTACGCCCGCGGGCCGCTGCTGCTCGGGGTACGGCACCACGGGCCGGGCTCCGCGCGCGCCGTACGGGCCGCCCTGGAAGCCGCCCGGCCCGAGGTGGTGCTGATCGAGGGGCCTCCGGAGGCAGACCCGCTGATCCCGCTGGCCGCCGACCCGGAGATGCGGCCTCCGGTGGCGCTGCTCGCCCATGCCGTGGACGAGCCCGGCCGCTCCGCCTTCTGGCCGCTGGCCGAGTTCAGCCCCGAGTGGGTGGCGATCCGCTGGGCCCTCGAACAGGGCGTCCCGGCCCGCTTCGTCGACCTGCCCGCCACCCACACCCTGGCGTGGGACACCGAGTCCGACGCACCGCAGGGCACCGACGCCGGCGGCGACACGCCCGCCGGAACCGGGGACCAGGACGAGCCTGGCGCCGAGGAGGGGTCCGGTCCCGGGGAGGAGGCCGGCCCCGGGCGGGACCTGCGCGTCGACCCGCTCGCCGTGCTCGCCGAGACCGCGGGGCACGACGACCCCGAGCGCTGGTGGGAGGACGTCGTCGAGCACCGCGGCTCGGGCCTGGGGGACCCGTTCGCGCCGTTCACCGCGCTGGAGGAGGCCATGACGGCGCTGCGGGAGCGGTACGGCGCCGCAGGCCGGCCCCGCGACCTGGTGCGCGAGGCCCACATGCGGCTCAAGGTGCGGGCCGCGCGCAAGGAGTTCGGGGACGCGGTGGCCGTGGTGTGCGGGGCGTGGCACGTACCCGCGCTGCGCGAGAGGACCACCGTCACCGCGGACCGGGCGCTGCTGAAGGGCCTGCCCAAGGTCAGGACCGACCTGACCTGGGTGCCGTGGACCCACCGCAGGCTCGCCCGGGCGAGCGGGTACGGCGCGGGGATCGACTCGCCGGGCTGGTACGGGCACCTGTTCCGGGCCAGGGACAGGCCGGTCGAGAGATGGCTGACGAAGGTGGCGGGGCTGCTGCGCGAGGAGGACCGCGTCGTCTCCTCCGCGCACGTCATCGAGGCGGTGCGGCTCGCGGAGACGCTGGCCGCCATGCGCGGCCGGCCGCTGCCCGGTCTGAGCGAGACCACCGAAGCGGTGCGGGCGGTGATGTGCGACGGCTCGGACGTCCCGCTGGCGCTGGTGCACGACCGGCTGGTCGTCGGTGACGTGCTGGGGGAGGTGCCACAGGCGGCGCCCGCGGTGCCGTTGCAGCGCGACCTGGCCCGCGAGCAGCGCCGGCTGCGGCTGCGGCCGGAGGCCCTGGAGCGCGAGCTGGAACTCGACCTGCGGGGCGGGACCGACGCCGGCCGCAGCAGACTGCTGCACCGGCTGCGGCTGCTCGGCGTCGACTGGGGCGAGCCGGCCCGGTCGCGGGGGAGCACCGGCACCTTCCGGGAGACCTGGCGGCTGCGCTGGGAGCCGGAGCTCTCGGTGCGGGTCGCCGAGGCCGGCGTGTGGGGGACGACCGTGCTCGCGGCGGCCACGGCCCGGGCCGAGGCGGAGGCGACGGCGGCCCGGGCCCTCGCCGACGTCACCACGCTCGCCGAGCACTGCCTGCTCGCCGGGCTGCCGGACGCGCTGCCCGTGGTGATGCGGGTACTCGCCGACCGCGCCGCCCTGGACACGGACGTCGGTCACCTGGCCCAGGCGCTGCCCGCCCTGGTCCGCTCCCTGCGCTACGGCGACGTGCGCGGCACCGACACCGGAGCCCTGGCGGGCGTCGCGGCGGGCCTGGCCGAGCGGATCTTCGTCGGCCTCCCGCCCGCCTGCGCCGCCCTGGACACGGACGCGGCGGAGGAGATGCGCAGCCATGTCGACGCCGTGCACGGCGCCGTGGGCCTCCTGGCCGAGACGCCGACCGGTACGCCGGGCACCGGACACGCGGACCTGCGCGCCCGCTGGCGCTCGGTGCTGCGGACGCTGGCCCTGCGGGACACGGTGCCAGGTGTGGTCAGGGGACGGGCCGTACGCCTGCTGCTCGACGACGGCGAGCTGGGGCCGGGGGAGGCGGCCCGGCTGATGGGACTGGTGCTGTCGCCCGGGACCCCGCCGGCCGACGCGGCCGCGTGGATCGAGGGCTTCGTCGGGGGCGGGGGCGGCATGCTGCTGGTCCACGACGACCGGCTGCTCACGCTGGTCGACAGCTGGCTGACGGGGGTGTCCGCCGAGGCGTTCACGGACGTGCTCCCCCTGCTGCGGCGCACGTTCTCCGCTTACGAGCCCGCCGTGCGCAGAACCCTCGGCGAACTCGTGCGGCGCGGCCCGGGCGGGCCCGCCGTCCCGGCCTCCCGTGCGGTCGGCACACCGGGCTTCGCCGCCGAACCTGACGCCGAGCGGGCCGACGCCGTCCTGCCGGTCCTGCGGCTGCTCCTCGGCCCGGACCCGGAGGAGGCGGCGGAACACGGGCGGACGCAGCGGACGGCCGAAGCCGTAGGTCTTGTGGGGGTGGGCGGATGA